The Peribacillus simplex genome contains the following window.
TCAGCAAAAATGAAATCTTGATCCTCATATACTAACCGTTGTTTCATTTTCAATTCCATCTGCTCACGCTTGTGTCCTCTGCTTTAGAACATTATCTAAAAGTACACACTGTGATATAAATTGAAACGCCGTATACGCGAACCGTACGTACGGTGTTGTGAGAGGGCGAAAATAAACTTATTTTCCCCCTACTCGATTATGCAACTAAAGGGGCAGGTTTGTTGAAGAAGGATATTTTCTGTTTTAAGCGAATTAGAATTTCAAACAAACTTTACACGAATACAGGTATTGAAAATAACAGGAATATAGGAGGTATGAGATATGAAGATCAATAGAATAGATCATGTGAGTATAAACGTAAATGATCTTTCAGAGGCTAAAGCGTTTTTTCTTGATTTAGGACTTGAAGTACAAGCGGAATGGGAATTGGATGGAGAACAGTTGGACAGAATAGTTGGGCTTAATGATGTTAAAACGGCATGTGTAGGATTGGGGATGCCAGATGGTCAGGCATGGATAGAGCTAGTCAAATTTTATACGCCGTCAGATGAAAAAGATATTCAGCAACCTTTGGCAAATACGCTGGGTATCCGACATATTTGCTTTGCTGTTGAAGATATTGAAGCTATTGTTGCAAAATTGAAAAAGAAAGGCACGGAAATCTTTAGTGAGATACAGCAATATGAAGAAAGTTATAAGTTATGCTACGTTCGTGGTCCAGAGGGAATTATTTTAGAGTTGGCGGAGAAGATCAGATAAATATTGAATGGGACTTTAAATGATTTAGACCTCCAACTTTAAAGATTTCTTCTTAAACTATCGGGTGCTTTACTTGAAGAAGTCAAATAAAAAAGTCGGTTCCTTAACGTAAGGGAATTCGACTTTTTTATGTTTGAATTTGCTTAGCGTACAAAATTTCCGAAATGTTGGCGATACTCCTTTATACAACTAACGGGGCAGTTTAGTTGAAGAGTGCTGTCTGATCTTTATTCAACAAATGGGCATATTCTGGAATAACGGGTGACCCCAAGACACCTGTAACTTTTACATTTAAACTTTAGCGGAAATAATAAAATTCTTTTTGGTTAAGCCTTAGAGGACATTAGAATCTTTAATTCCTGGTGTTAATGTCCTCTATCCTTTATCTATCTCTACCATACTTCCAGAACCACAAAATAAAAAATAGTCCTTGATAAGAGAAAGGCATCTTACAAAAAAGTCCCGCAGAATGAAATCTTGCGGGACTTTTTGAATACCAGTGGTTAGCGGTTATTATCAGAATAACTAGGATTGAATTTCTTCACCGATCGATACGAAAAGCCTTTGTCTTCATTCAAAAGCACAATTCCATCTAAAAGAACTAGCCACCATTGCTCAATGCGATCACTGGATGGCCTCGAATGATAAAAACAGAGAGTTTTTAGAAGGGACATTAGGAGATGGTTGTTTACGGGAACTGCCTGATTTCGATATCGATGGTGAAGTAAAGAAAAACTTTGGCTATATTTCACCGAATTAAAGGCGTTTCCAGTGTGTCTTGAGCCACTATATCTCTAAACTTGGATATTAAGAGTTAGATTTTTTATTACGCTTTTTTCTTTTTACCAAATAGACAATGAAAGAAATTAAAGCAACCAAGTATATGAATATAGTAATTTGATATCCTACATCAAACCAATTCACATGTGTTTCATTCATGTTATTATGCCTCCTTTAGAAATTAACAGGGTATGTAACTGATTTACTATAACCCAGAGGTTGACGCCCAGTATGATGAGGGCGACCTAGATATGTAATCATCGCTTAAATCCCTTAATAAAGAGGTTTAACGAGGATTCAGAAATGAATGCTCACCTAACATGTGAATATCTTTAAAGTAGAAGGCCTCCCACAGTTTACTGATGGGAGGCCTTTTCTTATTTGTTGTCAGTAAAGACAAAATCCCATGTTGGGAATGAAATCATTTCGAACAGCCACCTATATTTTGAGTGGTATCGAAGTAAGCGTATGGTTTAAAAAAATCAATCTCATCAACAGGCAAAGTCTGCACAAAATGAGGTTGAATTGGGATTCATAAGTTGTTCGGAGTAGCTGCTTAATCCCAAAGTTAACAGGATATTACATTCTATGTTTCTATTCCATTATTTTTGCACTAGAACCTTCTAAACTCCCCAATAAACTTTGACTTTTATTAACGAGAATCTAGTTAAATTCAAAAAAAAGGCGCTTGCATTATTAATTTTTTTGATTATAATACTTGTATACAAGTGTACTTGAACTCTATTAGAAGGTGAATTTATGGTCGAATCAAAGGAATTTCTTTATCCTGTAAAATGGCTTTCAAAAGCTTCAGCTGGTGATCGTGTAACATCCGAACTTAGAATGCGGATTATTTCGGGTATGATTGAAAGCGGTACCATCCTATCCGAAAATAAATTAGCTGCTGATTTTGGTGTTAGCCGCTCACCGATTCGTGAAGCGTTAAAAATACTGGCATCTGAAAATATCATCCGATTAGAAAGAATGGGTGCGGTTGTCATTGGTTTAACAGAAAAAGAATATGCAGAAATTTATGATGTGCGTTTACTCATCGAGACGTTTGTATTTGAACGGCTAGTAAGAATGGACACGAATGAATTAGTAATGGAACTTAGTAAAATATTAGAAATGATGAAAATTTCCATAAAGTACCGAGATGCTGATGAGTTTTCCAATCAGGATGTCATATTCCATGAAACAATTATTCGGTCCATCAATCATTCCTACATCCTGATGATCTGGGATAATTTAAAATCTGTGATGGAAAGTTTGATTCTTCTATCCATGCGGAGTCGTTTTAAAGAAAAGTATGAAGACTTTACACGGATCATAAATAATCATCAACTTTATATTGATGCGATCAAAACAAAAGATCGAAACCTTATGATTAAGTCGTTACATAAAAATTTTGATGATGTTCAAGAGAAAGTTGAAGACTTATGGATGTCCCAACAGATGCTTTCAAAAGGGGTCGAACAAGAAAATGACTAGCTATATGTTAGGCGTAGACATCGGTACAACAAGTACAAAAGCTGTATTATTTACGAAAAAAGGAGATGTCATTCAGCAAGAGAATATTGGTTATCCTCTTTACACACCTGATATGACAACGGCGGAACAAGACCCTGAGGAGATTTTTCAGGCTGTTTTGAAAGCCTTTTCAAATATAACGAAACAGCATTCAGATAAAAAACTATCATTCATTTCATTTAGCAGTGCGATGCATAGTGTTATAGCTATGGATGAAAATGACCAGCCGCTAACCCCTTGTATCACTTGGGCAGATAATCGCAGTGAAGCTTGGGCCCATAAAATAAAAGCTGAATTAGATGGGCATGAAGTTTACAAACGAACCGGAACACCTATACACCCGATGTCACCATTATCCAAGATCGCCTGGATCGTGAATGACCGCCCAGAGATTGCAACCAATGTTAAAAAGTACATCGGGATTAAAGAATATATCTTTAAAAAGTTCTTTGATCAATATGTTGTCGATTATTCTCTTGCTTCATCGATGGGCATGATGAATCTCAAAAACTTGGATTGGGATGAGGAAGCCTTAAGAATTGCTGGAATAACGCGTGGTCAATTATCTGAGCTCGTACCAACAACAAAGATTTTTAACAACTGTGATCCGGATTTAGCCAAACAAATTGGGATTGACCCAGAAACCTCTTTCGTCATTGGGGCAAGTGATGGTGTTCTTTCAAATCTAGGTGTAAACGCTATCCGGAAAGGTGAAATCGCTGTCACGATTGGGACAAGCGGTGCGATTCGGACGATTATTGACGAGCCGAAAACAGACGAAAAAGGAAGAATCTTTTGCTATGCTTTAACGGAAAAGCATTGGGTGATTGGCGGGCCGGTAAACAATGGCGGGATGGTCCTCCGCTGGATTCGCGATGAATTTGCTTCATCCGAGGTAGAAACAGCTAAAAGACTCGGAATCGACGCTTATGAAGTTTTAACCAAGATTGCCGAACGTGTAAGACCAGGGGCTGATGGATTGTTATTCCATCCATATCTTGCAGGTGAACGTGCACCATTATGGAATCCGGACGTACGGGGTTCATTTTTCGGATTAACACTGTCGCATAAGAAAGAACATATGATTCGAGCGGCTCTAGAGGGAGTCATTTACAATTTATACACAGTATTTTTAGCCTTAACCGAATGCATGGACGGTCCCGTGACCCGAATTCAAGCTACGGGTGGCTTCGCTAGGTCGGCTGTTTGGCGGCAAATGATGTCCGATATCTTCGAATCGGAAGTCGTGGTTCCGGAAAGCTACGAAAGTTCCTGCCTGGGTGCTTGTATATTGGGGTTATATGCCACCGGGGAAATTGAGTCCTTCGAAGTAGTTTCAGAAATGATAGGCAATACCCACAAGCACACACCGATAGCTGATTCTGTAAAAGAATATAGGCAGCTACTGCCGATTTTTATTAACCTATCAAGGGTATTGGAAAACGAATATACACAGG
Protein-coding sequences here:
- the gntK gene encoding gluconokinase; this encodes MTSYMLGVDIGTTSTKAVLFTKKGDVIQQENIGYPLYTPDMTTAEQDPEEIFQAVLKAFSNITKQHSDKKLSFISFSSAMHSVIAMDENDQPLTPCITWADNRSEAWAHKIKAELDGHEVYKRTGTPIHPMSPLSKIAWIVNDRPEIATNVKKYIGIKEYIFKKFFDQYVVDYSLASSMGMMNLKNLDWDEEALRIAGITRGQLSELVPTTKIFNNCDPDLAKQIGIDPETSFVIGASDGVLSNLGVNAIRKGEIAVTIGTSGAIRTIIDEPKTDEKGRIFCYALTEKHWVIGGPVNNGGMVLRWIRDEFASSEVETAKRLGIDAYEVLTKIAERVRPGADGLLFHPYLAGERAPLWNPDVRGSFFGLTLSHKKEHMIRAALEGVIYNLYTVFLALTECMDGPVTRIQATGGFARSAVWRQMMSDIFESEVVVPESYESSCLGACILGLYATGEIESFEVVSEMIGNTHKHTPIADSVKEYRQLLPIFINLSRVLENEYTQVANYQRNLINAAK
- a CDS encoding VOC family protein; amino-acid sequence: MKINRIDHVSINVNDLSEAKAFFLDLGLEVQAEWELDGEQLDRIVGLNDVKTACVGLGMPDGQAWIELVKFYTPSDEKDIQQPLANTLGIRHICFAVEDIEAIVAKLKKKGTEIFSEIQQYEESYKLCYVRGPEGIILELAEKIR
- a CDS encoding GntR family transcriptional regulator, giving the protein MVESKEFLYPVKWLSKASAGDRVTSELRMRIISGMIESGTILSENKLAADFGVSRSPIREALKILASENIIRLERMGAVVIGLTEKEYAEIYDVRLLIETFVFERLVRMDTNELVMELSKILEMMKISIKYRDADEFSNQDVIFHETIIRSINHSYILMIWDNLKSVMESLILLSMRSRFKEKYEDFTRIINNHQLYIDAIKTKDRNLMIKSLHKNFDDVQEKVEDLWMSQQMLSKGVEQEND